The genomic region TACTGGTCAACCTAAATGGATGGCAACACGTGCCGATCTTGTTTTTGGATCAAATTCAGAATTAAGAGCTATAGCAGAAGTATACGCAAGTACTGATGCTCAGGAAAAATTTGTAAATGATTTTATAAAGGTCTGGAATAAAGTATTAAATCTTGACCGATTCGATTTAGTCTGATTATCCATAATCGTTTCAAATAAAAATAAGACGTATACCATAAATAATTATTAATGTAAAAATAACGCCATTGTTTCCAATGGCGTTATTTTTTTTAAGTGCCGGGCATGGAAGACATCCCATCGACCTATTCCCTAAAATACTTGTAGTCTCGGTACTCATTTTATACCTTTTGGCAATACAATTATCTCCAGAAATTGCAACGCATCTTTAATTATATAGGGTCTCGTACTTTGTTTAGGATTCCAATCGGTTTGAAGAAAATATCGGATCAACGCAGTAATAACAGCCGGACGATTCAAATTGATTTCAATCGTTTGCTCCTGATTATCGGAGTTCGGTTCGTTATCCGCTAAAAGAGGTTGTTTTTTGTACAACCAAATCACGCCTTCATCCGGATAACCAACGCACCATTTTTCTTTTTCGATATCGGTTTTAAACTTTAGATTATCCTCTTCCCGAAAGAATAATTGAAGCGGCGATTTTTTATATCCTTCGAGATAAAGCACAACCTTTTCAATGCATTTACAGTGTTCGCCTGCTATTAAATGGAGATGCTCTCTTTTCCATAAATAGACCGCATCATCTATTGTAATTTTTCTCATGCTATTTTATAGGGCAGTACAACTTCCGGCTATAACTTTTAGTTGATCATCGAATAGTTTCCAAACCCGTAGATAACGAAAATTCCCTTCGAAGTGCTGCTCCGACATTTTCCCTTTAATCTTAGAAGACAACGTAACCACTACGTTTTCACCGATTTGTGTTATGGCATCTATTGATGAAATGATTTCTTCTAAAACCAGGTTTCCGGATTGGTGCGTTTCCAAATCCATTTGCTTGGTAATGACGTCACCATTGGGAAGAACAAAAAGCAAATCATCATGTAGCAATTGATCCAGGATTTCAATATTGCTACTCTTCATCGCTTCGAGAAGCTGACTTTCAATTGCTATAATTTTTTGTTTGTTGAGAAGTGTTGCATTCATAAATTGCTTTTTATACGATTTCTAATACGTTGACAGTCTGTTTTACAGCTATTTATATCCGTAGATTTTTAGTCCGTCTTCCGTTATATCATACTCAAATTGTCCCAAAAGATTTAAGATTTTTTCAAGTTGATCTATTGGTTGGGTAATAACTTCGGATGTCAGTTTTTCATTCCTGTTCCAACGCTCTATTTCGTGTTTTGCTGGAATTGTTATCCATTCTATTTCTTTGAATGTAAAGGGTCCTAATTCACTCACGTCACCAAAACCTGTTTTGTCAAATCCACCAAAATGGAATGCATACGTTCGGTCTGTCAGTAGGAATTTGATGTATGCCGCATGGATTGTAATTTTTTCGTTTTCAATTGCTGAAAAGAATTTAAACCATTTTGCATTGTTCATATAGGAAGTCCGTTTTAAGATTTCCTTTTCCAGCTTATTTTTAGTAATGGAATAATTATCTGACTCCATGTCTGATTTTTTAGTATTGATCCTCACAAATATATCGAAAATACCAACAGGAAAAACGCACTTAAAAGTTTTGAAGAACCAGATCCCGGATGAAGTGTATTTGTACATTTCATTCTCTTTAAGCTGATTGCGTCTTTGAGCTGCTTACTATTATCACTATATCATAAATGGTATTTCTCATAAA from Flavobacterium sp. WV_118_3 harbors:
- a CDS encoding DUF6678 family protein; its protein translation is MESDNYSITKNKLEKEILKRTSYMNNAKWFKFFSAIENEKITIHAAYIKFLLTDRTYAFHFGGFDKTGFGDVSELGPFTFKEIEWITIPAKHEIERWNRNEKLTSEVITQPIDQLEKILNLLGQFEYDITEDGLKIYGYK
- a CDS encoding nuclear transport factor 2 family protein, coding for MNATLLNKQKIIAIESQLLEAMKSSNIEILDQLLHDDLLFVLPNGDVITKQMDLETHQSGNLVLEEIISSIDAITQIGENVVVTLSSKIKGKMSEQHFEGNFRYLRVWKLFDDQLKVIAGSCTAL